GGGGGTCCCCGCGCTCGGCCTCCGCGATGCAGCGCGACACCAGCGCGCGCACGATCATCGCGAACGCGACGGTGTCACCCGGGTCCAGCTGCGCGTCGGCCGTGCGCAGCTCGACGGTCGGATAGTGGTCCGACAGCCGGACCGACCAGTTGACGACGCCCGTGTCGACGAGGATCCCGCTCCGGACGAACTCGCCCACCACGGCCTCGTAGTCGTCGCCGTCGGCGAACGCCGGCGGGTAGCCGGCCGTGGGCCACTGCATCGTCGTGAGGTAGCGCCAGCTCGCGAACCCCGTGCGCTCGCCCCGGGCGATCGGCGAGTTCGCGGTGAGCGCGACCAGCACCGGCGACCACCGGGCCATCCGCGCCATGACCTCAACGCCGATGTCGCGGGAGGGCACTTCGACGTGCACATGCGTCCCCGTGGAGTAGTAGCGGGCGGTGAGGTCGCCCATGGCGCGGGAGATCGCCTGGTAGCGCGGCTTCGACGTCACCGTCCCCGGGACCTCGCTGCCGACGGGCGGCAGCCCCGTGCCCGCGAGCACCACCCCCAGATCGGCGCCCGCTCGCGAGGCCGCCGACCGGAACGTACGAAGGGTCTCCTCGGCCTCCGCGGCGCGCGTGCACACCGGGGTCGCGGTTTCGAGCTGGCTCTCGAAGTACTCGAGCTCCGCCTGCAGCCCCGGCAGCGCGGCGATGAGCGGCACCACGACGTCGCGGGGTCGGCCCGTCTCGGCGTCGAGCAGCAGATACTCCTCTTCGACGCCGAAGCGGCGCGCGGGCGTTCGCTGGGAGACCACGTGCTACCTGCCCTTCGTGCGCGGACCTCCATAGTGGCACGACCGACCGGCCGCACGCGATG
Above is a genomic segment from Leucobacter rhizosphaerae containing:
- a CDS encoding carboxylate-amine ligase gives rise to the protein MVSQRTPARRFGVEEEYLLLDAETGRPRDVVVPLIAALPGLQAELEYFESQLETATPVCTRAAEAEETLRTFRSAASRAGADLGVVLAGTGLPPVGSEVPGTVTSKPRYQAISRAMGDLTARYYSTGTHVHVEVPSRDIGVEVMARMARWSPVLVALTANSPIARGERTGFASWRYLTTMQWPTAGYPPAFADGDDYEAVVGEFVRSGILVDTGVVNWSVRLSDHYPTVELRTADAQLDPGDTVAFAMIVRALVSRCIAEAERGDPRRDPHRDLVTGAHWQAARNGLGSDLVHPFSGDPVPAHDAVSALVEHVQHELATAGDLGLVAEYVARRRSTGDPAAEQLRRFDAGGVPALLDLYRAHSA